In Dolichospermum flos-aquae CCAP 1403/13F, the following proteins share a genomic window:
- a CDS encoding VWA domain-containing protein: MTLTKITPGQPLTDTQRNGLQLVSLWGGGKRDVVLAIDITESVGLNDQGRIHLRQIVEDSLKPGDSVYVVPFAQNLVFDAVISVENPLGTPIYFRDKNSENINKVLAKIPFNSDPNRYGTDIQRAELIVYQGIAQINQNRVSKNQLIKPQSVVWITDAPLSTKPGITSEVWIETPANSPFRIATSPESQERQGWIKALSFKERSLIIKNQDNKDYTLSVVDINPTVQEVCTPIPGGQETCLVNPYLFKQLWLPSLILLLILASMVGGILKYAKLQKKWEVRIKLEDDGEDEEQICRLPNNKKIAIGEYDPSCIHSIDFRGGELQAYLERKGEKLYLVPTEDTKIELNNKKVTSRTLISSANFTLNCQDSRQKDYEISIKIKK; this comes from the coding sequence GTGACTTTGACAAAAATTACCCCTGGACAACCACTGACTGATACGCAAAGAAATGGCTTACAGTTAGTATCCCTGTGGGGTGGGGGTAAACGTGATGTGGTTTTAGCTATTGATATCACGGAAAGTGTAGGTTTAAATGATCAAGGTCGGATTCATTTACGTCAAATAGTTGAAGACAGCCTCAAACCTGGTGATTCTGTTTATGTTGTTCCCTTTGCTCAAAATTTGGTTTTTGATGCCGTTATCTCTGTTGAAAATCCATTAGGAACACCCATATATTTTAGAGATAAAAATTCGGAAAATATTAATAAAGTATTAGCGAAAATTCCTTTTAATTCTGACCCTAACCGCTATGGAACAGATATTCAAAGAGCAGAGTTAATAGTATATCAAGGTATTGCCCAGATTAATCAAAATCGAGTTTCCAAAAATCAACTAATTAAGCCGCAATCGGTTGTTTGGATTACTGATGCACCGTTATCTACTAAACCAGGAATTACTTCCGAAGTTTGGATAGAAACTCCTGCTAATAGTCCTTTCAGAATTGCGACATCACCGGAAAGTCAGGAAAGACAGGGTTGGATTAAGGCTTTATCATTCAAAGAGCGATCGCTCATCATTAAAAACCAAGATAATAAAGATTATACATTATCTGTAGTAGACATTAATCCTACAGTTCAAGAAGTTTGCACACCAATACCAGGAGGACAAGAAACTTGTTTAGTTAATCCTTATTTATTCAAACAGCTATGGCTACCAAGTTTAATTTTATTATTAATACTTGCATCAATGGTAGGGGGTATATTAAAATATGCTAAATTGCAAAAAAAATGGGAGGTACGAATTAAGTTAGAAGATGATGGAGAAGATGAAGAACAAATATGTAGATTACCAAATAATAAAAAAATTGCTATTGGTGAATATGATCCTAGCTGTATACATTCTATTGACTTTAGAGGTGGAGAATTACAAGCATATTTAGAACGGAAAGGAGAAAAACTTTATTTAGTTCCCACAGAAGATACAAAAATTGAACTTAACAATAAAAAAGTTACATCACGAACTCTCATATCAAGTGCTAACTTTACCCTAAATTGCCAGGATTCACGCCAAAAAGACTACGAAATATCTATCAAAATCAAGAAATAG
- the rsmD gene encoding 16S rRNA (guanine(966)-N(2))-methyltransferase RsmD: MSLRIYGNRLLKTLPGEHTRPTSARVREALFNIWQGTIVGCRWLDLCAGSGSMGAEALCREASVVIGIEESSQSCAIIQENWQQVAKPDQKFQLLRGDVTQQLKKLSGQKFDRIYFDPPYTSGLYEPVLQAIAQYQLLDCQGEIAVEHRYRNWQPANIDNWEICRQKSYGKTALTFYQEQGTGNREQGIGNRE; the protein is encoded by the coding sequence ATGAGTCTAAGAATTTACGGGAATCGTCTGCTTAAAACTTTACCAGGTGAACATACCAGACCTACCAGTGCGCGAGTCCGGGAAGCATTGTTTAATATTTGGCAGGGAACAATCGTTGGTTGTCGCTGGTTAGATTTGTGCGCCGGTAGTGGTTCTATGGGTGCGGAGGCTTTGTGCAGGGAAGCCAGCGTCGTTATCGGCATTGAAGAATCTAGTCAATCCTGTGCCATTATCCAAGAAAATTGGCAACAGGTAGCCAAGCCAGACCAAAAATTTCAGCTATTACGGGGAGATGTCACCCAACAGTTAAAAAAATTATCAGGTCAAAAATTTGACAGAATATATTTTGACCCACCTTATACTAGTGGATTATATGAACCAGTATTACAAGCGATCGCTCAATATCAGCTTTTAGATTGCCAAGGAGAAATAGCCGTCGAACATCGTTACAGAAATTGGCAACCAGCAAACATTGACAACTGGGAAATCTGCCGTCAAAAAAGCTATGGCAAAACAGCTTTGACATTTTATCAAGAACAGGGAACAGGGAACAGGGAACAGGGAATAGGGAATAGGGAATAG
- a CDS encoding c-type cytochrome: MDNQLIKPETLIQQFVMFTVAMLIALPLILFGIEIVKASDPYVKSVLSLQGNPVQGKAIFQINCAGCHGLEGNGLVGPSLREISKYKSRYGLIHQVTSGETPPMPKFQPSIQEMADLLSYLESL, from the coding sequence TTGGATAACCAGCTCATCAAACCTGAAACCCTAATTCAACAGTTCGTTATGTTCACCGTAGCGATGCTGATAGCCCTCCCATTAATCCTGTTTGGGATTGAGATAGTAAAAGCCTCTGATCCTTATGTTAAAAGTGTTCTATCCCTCCAGGGAAACCCAGTCCAGGGAAAAGCTATTTTCCAAATCAACTGTGCTGGTTGTCATGGTTTAGAAGGAAATGGACTAGTTGGACCAAGTTTACGTGAAATCTCCAAATATAAATCCCGCTATGGACTGATTCATCAAGTAACTAGCGGTGAAACTCCCCCCATGCCAAAATTCCAGCCCAGTATTCAAGAAATGGCAGACCTTTTAAGCTATCTAGAAAGTCTATGA
- the hisH gene encoding imidazole glycerol phosphate synthase subunit HisH produces MAVIAVVDYDMGNLHSVCKGLEKAGATPLVTYCSQELAKADAIVLPGVGAFDPAVQHLRSRGLEQPIKDAIASGKPFLGICLGLQILFESSAEGTLPGLGIVPGKVRRFRSQPGMTIPHMGWNQLQLNQPKSLLWEHLPIDPWVYFVHSYYVEPTNPQVRAATVTHGDQSFTAAIAHENLMAVQFHPEKSSNVGLQILSNFVAQVREKVFA; encoded by the coding sequence ATGGCAGTGATTGCAGTTGTTGATTACGATATGGGAAATTTGCACTCTGTTTGCAAAGGATTAGAAAAAGCTGGTGCGACCCCTCTCGTTACTTATTGTTCTCAAGAGTTGGCAAAAGCAGATGCTATAGTTTTACCAGGAGTGGGAGCATTTGATCCAGCGGTACAACATTTGCGATCGCGTGGTTTGGAACAACCGATTAAAGATGCGATCGCTTCTGGTAAACCGTTCTTGGGTATTTGTTTAGGATTACAAATTTTGTTTGAATCCAGCGCCGAAGGAACGTTACCAGGACTAGGAATTGTCCCCGGAAAAGTCCGCCGTTTTCGTTCTCAACCGGGGATGACAATTCCCCACATGGGTTGGAATCAACTCCAACTTAACCAACCAAAAAGTCTTTTATGGGAACATTTACCTATCGATCCTTGGGTTTATTTTGTGCATTCTTATTATGTTGAACCCACAAATCCCCAAGTTCGCGCGGCAACTGTGACTCATGGTGATCAAAGTTTTACAGCAGCGATCGCTCATGAAAATCTCATGGCTGTCCAATTCCATCCTGAAAAATCATCAAATGTCGGATTGCAAATTCTCTCTAATTTTGTGGCTCAAGTCCGTGAAAAAGTTTTTGCTTAA
- the petG gene encoding cytochrome b6-f complex subunit V, with amino-acid sequence MVEPLLSGIVLGLVFVTLSGLFYAAYRQYKRPTELGG; translated from the coding sequence GTGGTTGAACCCCTACTATCAGGTATTGTGCTTGGTTTAGTTTTTGTAACTTTAAGCGGATTATTCTACGCTGCTTATAGACAATACAAACGTCCCACCGAATTGGGCGGCTGA
- the pheA gene encoding prephenate dehydratase: MNLKIAHLGPQGTYTEQAAFFYLNWLKTHQGIIANLYPYPSIAQSLQAIADKKAEIAVVPVENSIEGSVNMTLDSLWQLDNLKIQLALVLPIQHTLISYATNLDTIKTVYSHPQALAQCQEWLSRFLPNVNLIPSNSTTEALQRLKQEVTTAAISSSRAAQLYNLPILANGINDYPENCTRFWVVSTEENHPIDCTHTSLAFSVPANIPGALMKALAVFARLGINLSRIESRPTKRSLGEYLFYLDIEADVNAQMMKSALGELQNYTEILKIFGSYSVLPISL; the protein is encoded by the coding sequence ATGAATCTGAAAATCGCTCATTTAGGTCCACAGGGAACTTATACCGAACAAGCAGCTTTTTTTTATCTCAACTGGTTAAAAACCCATCAGGGCATTATCGCTAATTTATATCCTTATCCTAGCATAGCTCAATCACTACAAGCTATAGCAGATAAAAAAGCAGAAATAGCTGTTGTACCTGTGGAAAATTCTATTGAAGGTAGTGTCAACATGACACTGGATAGCTTATGGCAATTGGATAATTTAAAAATTCAGTTAGCGTTAGTTTTACCAATTCAACATACATTAATTTCCTATGCAACTAACTTAGATACTATTAAAACTGTCTATTCTCATCCCCAAGCGTTAGCTCAATGCCAGGAATGGTTGTCACGTTTTTTACCAAATGTCAATTTAATTCCTAGTAATTCTACTACTGAAGCACTACAGAGATTAAAACAGGAAGTAACTACAGCGGCAATTTCTTCTAGTCGAGCGGCGCAATTGTATAATTTACCTATTTTAGCTAATGGTATTAATGATTACCCAGAAAACTGCACTCGGTTTTGGGTGGTTAGCACGGAGGAAAATCATCCCATTGATTGTACTCATACATCCTTAGCATTCAGTGTACCAGCTAATATACCGGGCGCATTAATGAAAGCATTGGCGGTATTTGCTCGTTTGGGTATTAATCTCAGTCGGATTGAATCGCGTCCTACAAAACGTTCTTTGGGCGAATATTTATTTTATTTGGATATTGAAGCAGATGTGAATGCACAGATGATGAAATCTGCTTTAGGAGAGTTACAAAATTATACAGAAATCTTGAAAATTTTTGGTAGCTATAGTGTGTTACCCATTAGTTTATAA
- a CDS encoding peptidase C15 — MQKKILLTSFDIWLSQQESNSSDDLLLGLAKMASLSHDLKFLHRLPVDVQLASSLVIAKINELQPDHIICCGMAASRSQLSVEVLASRTSTLPVESTNSPENMLQTSVDLEKLLVGTAAVEISYDCGKFVCEGLYYSVLDYLHQSQLSIKCIFVHVPIFNPENLPKIIADFIVIINNLALL, encoded by the coding sequence ATGCAAAAAAAAATACTATTAACTTCTTTTGACATTTGGTTAAGCCAACAAGAGTCAAATTCATCCGATGACTTGTTACTCGGACTAGCCAAAATGGCTTCACTCTCCCATGATTTAAAATTTTTGCACCGTCTCCCTGTCGATGTGCAACTGGCAAGTTCTCTCGTCATTGCCAAAATTAATGAACTCCAACCTGACCATATTATCTGTTGTGGTATGGCTGCAAGTCGTTCCCAATTAAGCGTAGAAGTCCTTGCCAGTAGGACAAGCACCTTGCCTGTAGAGTCTACAAATTCCCCCGAAAATATGTTACAAACCAGCGTTGATCTCGAAAAATTATTAGTCGGAACAGCAGCAGTTGAGATTAGCTATGACTGTGGTAAGTTTGTTTGCGAGGGACTTTATTATTCAGTCTTGGACTATTTACACCAGTCTCAACTCTCAATTAAGTGTATTTTTGTTCATGTCCCAATTTTCAACCCAGAAAATTTGCCAAAGATAATTGCTGATTTTATTGTGATCATTAACAACTTGGCACTTCTCTAG
- a CDS encoding GDSL-type esterase/lipase family protein: protein MSSFQTSTLMQLSVSPKLCQPLKIVALGDSLVYGYGDPEKGGWVEQLRRWWMLPDSVGHVLYNLGVRGNRTQQIAQRLEVEFRHRGEIRNRVPDLIILSVGVNDTPRLRSPKGRNYTDFSQFESEIATLLDQAKQLCPVLFVGMVPVDETKMPFLDCLFYNHADQYRYKEATRQACEQRQIPYLDIFDQWMQRSQGWRSERITNDGLHPNTLGYQDLLESVLNWKELSKYHCQADYGAELQQEFR from the coding sequence ATGTCAAGTTTTCAGACTTCTACCTTAATGCAATTATCTGTATCGCCAAAACTTTGTCAACCTTTAAAGATTGTCGCCTTGGGAGATAGCTTAGTATATGGATACGGTGATCCAGAAAAAGGTGGTTGGGTGGAACAACTGCGACGGTGGTGGATGCTACCGGATAGTGTGGGTCATGTGCTTTATAATTTGGGAGTAAGGGGCAATCGCACACAGCAAATTGCCCAACGCTTAGAAGTGGAATTTCGCCACCGGGGAGAAATCCGCAATCGTGTACCAGACTTGATTATTTTATCTGTCGGTGTGAACGATACACCTCGATTAAGAAGTCCCAAAGGCAGAAACTACACAGATTTTAGTCAGTTTGAATCAGAAATCGCCACATTACTAGATCAAGCAAAACAACTTTGTCCTGTGCTGTTTGTGGGGATGGTTCCCGTAGATGAAACCAAAATGCCTTTTCTGGATTGTTTATTCTACAATCACGCTGACCAATACCGCTACAAAGAAGCAACACGGCAAGCTTGTGAACAAAGACAAATTCCCTATTTAGATATTTTTGATCAATGGATGCAACGTAGTCAAGGATGGAGAAGTGAACGGATTACCAATGACGGACTGCACCCGAATACACTGGGTTATCAGGACTTACTAGAATCTGTACTTAACTGGAAAGAATTATCGAAATATCATTGTCAAGCTGATTATGGGGCAGAATTGCAACAAGAATTTAGATGA
- a CDS encoding flagellar motor protein yields the protein MARRSRYTEYNEDLNVWPAFTDLMSNAFMILVLFLFLTIIISQINKSQISKNINQSVQNSEQLALKIKQLQQQVKYLQIQLQLQSEKQSTDTPPIIIIKDQGDYRFASGSAEIPAKMSTYILKQIVPEIEARTKQYGINVVEIIGHTDGQANSKVTSNLDVNLENVASGNLQVGKLQAGSNADLGLMRALSVVKVMGDIQKKQGKLSGLSFRAYSAAQLILPNGKFAGIARKEDVTRRRIEIRFTRLGEVQEVR from the coding sequence ATGGCTCGTCGTTCACGCTACACAGAATATAATGAAGATCTAAACGTTTGGCCAGCATTTACTGATTTAATGTCTAATGCGTTTATGATATTGGTTTTATTTTTGTTTTTAACTATTATCATATCACAAATCAATAAATCACAGATTAGTAAAAATATCAATCAAAGTGTTCAAAATTCAGAACAGTTAGCTTTAAAAATCAAACAATTACAGCAGCAAGTAAAATATTTACAAATACAACTACAACTACAGTCTGAAAAACAATCAACAGATACACCACCAATCATAATCATAAAAGATCAAGGAGATTATAGATTTGCTTCCGGTAGTGCGGAAATTCCTGCGAAAATGTCAACTTATATATTGAAACAAATAGTACCGGAAATAGAAGCTAGAACTAAACAATATGGGATTAATGTAGTAGAAATAATCGGACACACAGACGGACAAGCTAATAGTAAAGTAACTAGTAATTTAGATGTAAATTTAGAAAATGTAGCTAGTGGTAACTTACAAGTAGGAAAACTACAAGCTGGTTCTAATGCTGATTTAGGATTAATGCGGGCTTTGTCAGTTGTGAAGGTGATGGGTGATATCCAGAAAAAACAAGGTAAACTATCTGGACTATCATTTCGTGCTTATTCTGCGGCACAATTAATATTACCAAATGGAAAATTTGCAGGGATAGCGAGGAAAGAGGATGTCACTCGACGACGAATTGAAATCCGATTTACACGGTTGGGAGAAGTGCAGGAAGTTCGATAA
- a CDS encoding tubulin-like doman-containing protein: MTQASAKENQTRGINRTICIGLGGTGRDVLMRIRRLIVDRYGDLNNLPIVSFVHIDTDKAATQVTGIRTGSTYHGVDLSFKEAEKVSATMSSRDVTMFVEGLERRSEYSNYGPYDHIGRWFPHGLLQDVGAIEDGAKCIRPVGRLAFFHNYQKIKTSIVTAENRTRGHESFLLKSGLRIEPGLNIFVVGSLCGGTGSGMFLDVAYSLRDIYRDETAKIFAYLVISPDLYGNTNKMITNTYAALKELNYYSTPGTTFEAVYDLENSVIVQNKKEPFDYAYLISNKTLGEYQILTQGKLCNVIAHKIALDFSGELAPVMKGNRDNFKEKMIESDKHPRRNTQRYLTFGLSAIYFPRDTIIQISLAKVGLELVRFWLNGKGQSPDPINLLEQFLIQHNWHNDLGKRDGLTNKLAESVEESNKTFSNSLKNWQNKLSRLIAECKNKDDRTNIRQQLATEFYKQFRTVQPGETESSRGYWLTKLMQATPKITKELNGNIDDYVMQLLTPVDPNFSIKNTRNWLDSLRHELHKYQGDLQEKITDFGGMKRLEDVERKWENAEQTIEDMENKIGIPFVDFKNIPFQEECKKVMQEVYKIIKHNFELTVLQETLKIVNQLQKQVQEKEKQIAAFSSLVEDLESAYEKEERELKQLNFDEMSGEAIFDTEDIELCYQTMIPENDVCPQLVLASSALTEENGRGASLAFFLNIERTTQSQIKQEIDLKIDSLFAFRGSNIVTSVIKRFMQKYSLAARSTRLAQIMQEAQPLLRLNLNDPYFRDETGKSSKLVGYKNTDELEVKQFKSLLTQDLSVQQSQLKEVQADDEILIVNEYAAFPLRLISSLERMRNPYLREQNSGKSFLHNDYRISFPDIMPPNAGKMEEVENIFYPCLALELLAENHATQELEFQYYDHFQNSYDTVSLSGIWIESLEYLASNPNMTEALKQILDNTILEMENNPTLWENEYLPKLRQFPDKLTRISEDSPNSLYKTRVYTDTRNTTDNTREGAINRFLNKMEAKFINTKSILPRNNTGTQKSIVGEIVANSSDNRSRRRQELEQLKQDLDEGFMTPEEYEREKQKIFLQYPL, translated from the coding sequence ATGACTCAAGCATCTGCAAAGGAAAACCAAACTAGAGGAATTAATCGGACAATTTGTATCGGTTTAGGGGGAACTGGTAGAGATGTATTAATGCGAATTAGAAGATTAATTGTTGACCGTTATGGAGACTTAAATAACTTACCAATTGTCAGTTTTGTTCATATAGACACAGATAAAGCAGCAACACAAGTCACAGGGATTAGAACAGGAAGTACCTATCATGGTGTTGATTTAAGTTTTAAAGAAGCTGAAAAAGTCAGCGCTACCATGTCATCAAGAGATGTCACCATGTTTGTAGAAGGACTAGAACGGCGTTCGGAATATAGTAATTACGGACCTTATGACCATATTGGAAGATGGTTTCCTCATGGGTTATTGCAAGATGTTGGAGCAATTGAAGACGGAGCAAAATGTATAAGACCTGTAGGAAGACTAGCCTTTTTTCACAACTACCAAAAAATTAAAACATCAATTGTAACAGCAGAAAACCGAACGAGAGGACACGAATCTTTTTTGCTGAAATCGGGGTTAAGAATTGAACCAGGGTTAAATATTTTTGTTGTTGGTTCTCTCTGTGGTGGTACAGGAAGTGGGATGTTTTTAGATGTTGCTTATAGCCTTAGAGATATCTATAGAGATGAAACTGCTAAAATTTTTGCCTATTTAGTGATTAGTCCTGATTTATATGGCAATACCAACAAAATGATTACAAATACTTACGCAGCTCTAAAAGAATTAAATTATTACAGCACTCCCGGTACAACTTTTGAAGCAGTTTATGATCTTGAAAATTCGGTAATTGTACAAAATAAAAAAGAGCCATTTGACTATGCTTATTTAATTTCTAATAAAACGCTAGGAGAATATCAGATTCTGACACAAGGTAAACTATGTAATGTGATTGCTCATAAGATTGCTCTTGATTTTTCAGGTGAATTAGCACCTGTAATGAAAGGCAACAGGGATAATTTTAAAGAAAAAATGATTGAATCAGATAAACATCCTCGTCGGAACACCCAAAGATACTTAACATTTGGACTGTCAGCAATTTATTTTCCTCGTGATACTATTATCCAAATTTCTTTAGCTAAGGTAGGTTTAGAGTTAGTCAGGTTTTGGTTAAATGGTAAAGGTCAAAGTCCAGATCCTATTAACTTACTTGAGCAATTTTTGATTCAACATAATTGGCATAATGACTTAGGCAAACGAGATGGTTTAACTAATAAATTAGCAGAGTCTGTAGAAGAATCTAATAAGACCTTTAGTAATAGTCTCAAAAATTGGCAAAATAAATTATCCCGGTTAATTGCTGAATGTAAAAACAAAGATGACCGCACTAATATCCGTCAGCAATTAGCAACAGAGTTTTATAAACAATTTCGCACAGTGCAACCAGGAGAAACAGAAAGCAGTCGCGGTTATTGGTTGACGAAATTAATGCAAGCTACTCCCAAAATTACCAAAGAACTTAATGGGAATATTGATGATTATGTGATGCAATTACTCACACCAGTAGATCCTAATTTCTCCATTAAAAATACACGCAATTGGTTAGATTCTCTGCGACACGAATTACATAAATATCAAGGGGATTTACAGGAGAAAATTACCGATTTTGGAGGCATGAAGCGCTTAGAAGATGTAGAAAGAAAATGGGAGAATGCAGAACAAACAATTGAAGATATGGAAAATAAAATAGGTATTCCCTTTGTTGATTTCAAAAACATTCCATTTCAGGAGGAGTGCAAAAAAGTAATGCAAGAAGTTTACAAAATTATCAAGCATAATTTTGAATTAACTGTATTGCAAGAAACTTTAAAAATTGTCAATCAATTACAAAAGCAAGTTCAAGAAAAAGAAAAGCAAATTGCAGCTTTTAGTAGTTTAGTAGAGGACTTAGAAAGTGCTTATGAAAAAGAGGAACGAGAATTAAAACAATTGAATTTCGATGAAATGAGTGGAGAGGCAATTTTTGATACTGAAGATATAGAACTTTGCTATCAAACAATGATCCCAGAAAATGATGTTTGTCCTCAATTAGTCTTAGCAAGTTCAGCACTTACCGAAGAAAATGGTAGAGGAGCATCTTTAGCTTTTTTCCTGAATATAGAACGTACTACTCAATCTCAGATAAAACAAGAAATTGATCTGAAAATTGATAGTTTATTTGCTTTTCGAGGTAGCAATATTGTTACTTCTGTGATTAAACGCTTCATGCAAAAATACTCCTTAGCTGCGCGTTCAACTCGTTTAGCACAAATTATGCAAGAAGCTCAACCACTTTTGCGTTTAAATTTGAATGATCCTTATTTTCGAGATGAGACTGGTAAAAGTAGTAAATTAGTAGGTTATAAGAATACAGATGAATTAGAAGTCAAACAGTTTAAAAGTTTGCTAACACAGGACTTATCTGTTCAACAAAGTCAATTAAAAGAAGTTCAAGCAGATGATGAGATATTAATTGTTAATGAATATGCTGCGTTTCCTTTGAGATTAATTAGTAGTCTGGAAAGAATGAGAAATCCATATTTACGAGAACAAAATTCTGGTAAATCTTTTTTGCATAATGATTATCGTATATCCTTTCCTGATATTATGCCACCTAATGCTGGAAAAATGGAAGAAGTGGAAAATATTTTTTATCCTTGTTTAGCATTAGAACTGTTAGCAGAAAATCATGCTACTCAAGAATTAGAGTTTCAATATTATGACCATTTTCAGAATAGTTATGATACTGTTTCCTTGAGTGGAATTTGGATAGAATCTTTGGAATATCTAGCTAGTAACCCCAATATGACTGAAGCATTAAAGCAAATTTTGGATAATACAATTTTAGAAATGGAAAATAATCCAACATTATGGGAAAATGAATATTTACCCAAATTGCGTCAATTTCCTGATAAGCTGACCAGAATTTCCGAAGATAGTCCTAATTCTCTCTATAAGACAAGAGTATATACAGATACAAGGAATACTACTGATAATACAAGGGAGGGGGCTATAAATCGTTTTTTGAATAAAATGGAAGCAAAATTTATAAACACAAAGTCAATTTTACCAAGAAACAATACAGGAACTCAAAAATCTATTGTGGGGGAAATAGTTGCTAATTCTTCTGATAATCGTTCAAGACGACGACAAGAATTAGAGCAGCTTAAACAAGATTTAGATGAGGGTTTTATGACTCCAGAAGAATACGAGCGAGAAAAACAAAAAATCTTTCTGCAATATCCATTATAG
- a CDS encoding DUF3370 domain-containing protein yields the protein MLPLLLALTLAQAVPATPPPEEILQIQSVRPLPGKLDSVPVFNSNSPELVLKEGILLSTFPATGKKVTSAHLDFPLRGQFDIFAHHIAKADPPENLRSLYLGIILHNPGSQPVRVNIWQGASYLSQPDAPFKELPSLIPNDLGTVFAGPGSRVMSDILRGKRQDIFPSQIVIPPGKSQMLLNLPIPVQGLTPPLNGRSTYLRLRSNGNVYAASLAMFARTNTDGSERSPNLAEWQNLLDNGELSTPRDKVPTPITGNNKPTIYGRVAGVSKGSRWLADIVDTPKSKYLTIPQPGAAFSYGLSTLHGGTLGTNQIQTAPMLVRYPDTAYYAHGNYGIQYSLKLPLYNNTQNQQTVSIGIQTPLKENQLSKPGLRFFKLPARQIFFRGTVRLRYQDQGKWQNKFVHLIQKRGETGEPLVSLNIKPGNTSLVQVDFLYPPDASPPQVLTVSTQAK from the coding sequence ATGTTGCCACTATTACTAGCTTTAACTCTTGCTCAAGCTGTTCCTGCCACACCACCACCAGAAGAAATATTACAAATACAATCAGTCCGTCCTTTACCGGGAAAATTGGATTCAGTGCCGGTATTTAATAGCAATAGTCCAGAACTGGTATTAAAAGAAGGAATTTTACTTTCTACCTTTCCCGCAACGGGAAAAAAAGTCACATCAGCCCATTTAGATTTTCCCTTGCGTGGACAGTTTGATATTTTTGCCCATCATATTGCTAAAGCTGACCCACCGGAAAATTTACGTTCTTTGTATTTGGGCATCATCTTACATAATCCTGGTTCTCAACCGGTGAGAGTAAATATATGGCAAGGTGCGAGTTATTTAAGTCAACCAGATGCCCCATTTAAGGAATTACCATCTTTAATCCCCAATGATTTAGGAACAGTTTTTGCAGGTCCTGGGAGTCGAGTCATGTCTGATATTTTGAGAGGAAAAAGACAAGATATTTTTCCCTCCCAAATTGTCATTCCCCCAGGGAAAAGTCAGATGTTATTAAATTTACCAATTCCCGTCCAAGGACTAACACCCCCTTTAAATGGTCGTTCTACATATCTGCGACTGCGAAGTAATGGTAATGTTTACGCCGCAAGTTTGGCGATGTTTGCCCGGACAAATACTGACGGTAGTGAGCGATCGCCTAATTTAGCAGAATGGCAAAATTTATTAGATAATGGTGAATTATCCACCCCTAGAGATAAAGTCCCCACTCCCATCACAGGAAACAACAAACCGACAATTTACGGGCGTGTAGCCGGAGTATCTAAGGGTTCTCGATGGTTAGCAGATATAGTAGATACACCGAAAAGTAAGTATTTAACTATTCCTCAACCTGGTGCAGCGTTTTCCTACGGTTTGAGTACCTTACATGGGGGAACATTAGGAACAAATCAAATTCAAACCGCACCCATGTTAGTGCGCTATCCTGATACTGCTTATTACGCTCATGGTAATTATGGGATTCAATATAGTCTCAAGTTACCTTTATACAACAATACTCAAAATCAACAAACTGTGAGCATTGGTATCCAAACTCCCCTCAAAGAAAATCAATTAAGTAAACCTGGACTTCGCTTTTTTAAGCTACCAGCGCGTCAAATCTTCTTCCGAGGGACTGTGCGCTTACGTTATCAAGACCAGGGAAAATGGCAAAATAAATTTGTGCATTTAATTCAAAAGCGTGGTGAAACGGGAGAACCTTTGGTATCGTTGAATATAAAACCAGGAAATACATCTTTAGTCCAAGTTGACTTTCTGTATCCACCAGATGCTTCACCACCACAGGTTTTAACGGTATCAACTCAAGCTAAGTAG